GCCTCGCCTATCAAGAAGCCTTCAAACCCATATTGACGCAGTTCCACTAAATTCTCCGCCTTAGAAAGGCCGCTTTCGGTCACTTTCACAAAGTCATTGGGAATGAGCGAGGCCAGTTCTTTGGAGGTTTCAATAGACACTGTAAAGTCTTTCAAGTTGCGGTTGTTCACGCCAATCAAATCAACATGCGGCGTCAAGCTATTTTCCAGTTCCTGGCGGTCATGCACTTCTAACAACACTTCTAAGCCTAGTGAATGCGCAAACTGTCCTAAGCGTTCTACTTCTTCTTTGGTTAAGATGGCGGCAATTAATAGAATAGCGTCTGCCCCAATGGATTTGGCCTCCAGAATTTGGTATTCGTCTATCACAAAGTCCTTGCGGAGAATAGGGCACAAATTGAATTTACGAGCAGTGGTCAAGTCCTCACTTTTACCGCCAAAAAACTGCGTATCAGTTAATACAGAAAGTGCGCTGGCCCCCGCCTGCATGTAGCCAATGGAGGTTCTTTCTACAGGCGCATACGCATTGATCACCCCCATGGACGGCGACTTGCGCTTGAATTCGGCAATGATGCCGCTCAGGTCTGGGCGCTGGAGGTATTTGCGCAAGGAGATAGGCTGCGATGGGAAGTAAATGCTGTTCTCCAGCAGTTTCACGGGCACCAGGCTCTTGCGGTCTTCTACTTCCTGGCGTTTGTGTTGTACAATCTGGTCTAAAATGGTTGACATATTTTCTTAATTGGCTAAAAGCTGTTGAAAAGATTGGAGCGCTTGTTTGTTTTGCAGAGAATATCGGGCCTTTTCCACGGCCTCCTGCAGGCTCAAAGTCTCATCTGCACAGAAGATGCCCAGGCCGGCATTGGCAATCACGGCATCGCGCTGGGCGTTGGTAGCGGAGCCGTTCAACACGTCCAGGAAGATAGCCGCCGAATCTGCCACCGTGGTTCCCCCTTCCAATTGCTCTGGCGTGTAGGT
The nucleotide sequence above comes from Nibribacter ruber. Encoded proteins:
- the trpC gene encoding indole-3-glycerol phosphate synthase TrpC, coding for MSTILDQIVQHKRQEVEDRKSLVPVKLLENSIYFPSQPISLRKYLQRPDLSGIIAEFKRKSPSMGVINAYAPVERTSIGYMQAGASALSVLTDTQFFGGKSEDLTTARKFNLCPILRKDFVIDEYQILEAKSIGADAILLIAAILTKEEVERLGQFAHSLGLEVLLEVHDRQELENSLTPHVDLIGVNNRNLKDFTVSIETSKELASLIPNDFVKVTESGLSKAENLVELRQYGFEGFLIGEAFMRTSRPEKACLALVEEVKKLTSSQSVSA